TATTCGGCCGCTTCGTGCCCGACTTCGCGCGCGTCGTCGCGCAGATGCAGTTCGACATGTATCATCATTATACCGTCGACGAGCATTCGATCCGCGCCATCGGTTTGCTTGCGGCGATCGAGCGCGGCGACCTTAAGCAGGATCATCCGCTGTCGACCGCGATCCTGAAGCAGATCGGGTCGCGACGGCTTCTCTACGTCGCGGTGCTGTTGCACGACATCGCCAAGGGGCGCGGCGGCGATCATAGCGTGCTGGGCGCGGAGATCGCGCTGAAGCTGTGCCCGCGCCTTGGCCTCGACGCGGCGGAGACCGAGACCGTCGCCTGGCTCGTCCGCTATCACCTTCTGCTGTCGGCGACGGCGTTCAAGCGCGACCTGGCCGACCCCAAGACGATCGAGGATTTCGTGCACCAGGTGCAAAGCCCCGAGCGGCTGCGCTTGCTGCTGGTGCTGACCGTGGTCGACATCCGCGCGGTCGGGCCAGGGGTGTGGAACGACTGGAAGCGCACCTTGCTGCGGACCCTATTCGAAGCCGCCGAGGAGCGCCTCCGCCTGGGCCACAAGCAGCATGGCCGCGCCGAGATGGTCGCGCGGCGGCAGGCGGAATTGGCCGATGCGCTGGGTTGGAAGGCGAGCGCGATCCGCGCCCATGCGCGGCGCTTGCCCGACAGCTACTGGCTGGCCGAGCCGCTGCCATGGCAGACGGCCAATGCGCGGCAGGTCGCCGCCGCTGAAGCGCGCATCGGCGAGGCCAAGCCAAGCGTGGTGGTCGAGGACGATCCCGACAGCGGCGCGACCCGAGTCAGCGTGTTCACATCCGATCGCGAAGGCCTGTTCTACCGCATCTGCGCGGGCCTTGCCGCGGCGGGCGCGAACATCATCGACGCCCGAATCCACACGACGCGCGACGGGCTGGCGCTCGACAACCTCCTCGTCCTCGACGGGCGCGGGCAGGCCTATTCCGACCGCAGGCTGCGGACGCGGCTGGTCAAGGCCGTCGAGGCGGCATTGGCCGGCGGCGACGCGCCGCCCCTGCCGGTGACGCAGGCGCGCGGTGGGCGCGACGCCGCCTTTCGCGTCGCGCCGTCGGTGACCATCGCCGACCGCGCCTCGACACGGACAACGGTGGTCGAAGTGAATGCGCGCGACCGGCCGGCGCTGCTCGCCGGACTGGCGCGGGCGATCCACCAGCAAGGCCACCGCATCCATTCGGCGCATATCGCCACGTATGGCGAGCGCGCGGTGGACGTCTTTTATCTGTCGCGGGCCGACGGGAAGAAGCTCGACGAGTCCGACATGGCCCGGCTGCGCGAGGGGCTTCTGGCGGCAGCGAGCGAGGGCGCCGAAGCCAAGGCCGCCTGACGTCGGATGTGCGAAGGGCCCCGCAGTCGCCTGCGGAGCCCTTCATCATTCCTCGACCTTACTGGCCGCGTTCCGGCGCCGGCGGCGGCGGCGGCGGGGGCGGCGGCGGCGCCGGGCAGACATCCGTCGCGAGGATCACCGACCCGTCCGGGCAGGTCTGCGTGGCCGGGGCGGAGGAGGCGGGGGCGGCGGCGGGGGCGGCGGCGCAGCAACGGCGGGACGCGCGAAGCCAAGCTTGGTGCGCAGCGTGATGCCGTACAGACGCGGTTCGCCCAGGAAGACCCCGAACAGCTGGTTGGCGCGATTGACGCCGTAGGTCGGGCTGCAGAAGCTGCGCTCGGCACCGCGCTCGGTGCAATTGCCCTGCGCGAAGGCATCGAAGGCGATCTGCTTGACCTTGGCGTCGAACAGGTTCTGCGCCCACAGCTCGACCCCCCAGCGGTCTTCCGGACCGCGCAGGCCGATGCGGCCGTTGACGACCGTGTACCCATTTTCGACCTTTTCAAGGTCGAGGTCCGAACCGGTGTTGAACTTCGACTGGTGCCGCATGTCGGCGTAGATCAGGCCGCGGATGCCGCTGTCGGTGATGCGCGGGGTCCAGCCGATCGACGAGGTCACCGTCCACAGTGCCGCGCCCGAGACGCGCTCGCCCGGCAGCTGGAACAGAGCCGTGGTCAGCGGACGGCCGCCGGCGCCAACCAGATTGTCGCGATACTTGGTGTCGGACAGGGTCACGCCGAGGTTGAAGTTCACGTCCGGCAGAGGCCGCGAGAACAATTCGAACTCGATGCCGCGCGACTTGACGCCGGCCCTGGTGTCGCCGGTGCACGCCCCGGTTTCGGTCGGCACGCCGCCGACAACCGTAACGTTGTCCGAATCGAGGCCGCCAAGGTCATCCGAACAGCTGTTGATGTTCTCGACGATGAAGTTGACGCCGTTGAACGTGTTCAGCTGGAAGTTGCGGAACAACTGGTGGAAGACGGCGACATTGACGTCGATGATCCGCCCGTTGAACTTCGCGCCGAGTTCGAACGCGTCATTGGTTTCAGGCAGGAATTCGAGCTGGTCCGAGCTGGCGAAGTCGACGCAGCCGGGGCGCGCGCCCGGGACCGGGGTCGGCAGCGTTCCGGACGCGGGGCAGACTTGTCCCGCGACGATCTGGCCGAACGTGTTGAACGAACGGTCGCGGTTGAGCGCCGAACGGTCGAGGTTGAAGCCACCCGCCTTGTAGCCGCGCGAATAGCTCGCATAGGTCAGCAGGTTGTCGGTCGGCTTGTAGCTGATGACGGCAGTGCCGGAGAGCTTGCTTTCCTTGCGCTTGCCGTCGAGGTCGAGGCTGCCGCCGGCGACGCTCGGGTTGAGACACGGCAGCTGCGCCAGCGCCGTTCCCGTGTAGACCGCACAACCGATGTTGTTGTCGGTCAACTCGGCGTCGAGCCGCTTGGTTTCCGTCGTGTAGCGCAGGCCGACCGTCAGCTTCAGCCCCTCAGTGATTTCAAAAATGTTGTGCGTGAAGATCGCGAAATTGTTGCTGCGCTGGCGGTAGTCGTCGATGAAGCCGGCGTTTTCGAACTGGAAGTCCGGAGCGGCCGGATTGGCGAGCGCGAGGTTTTCAAACCCGCTGTCGCCGAAGACCGGAAGTGCAAAGTTCACCGGGAAGAACGGAAAGGCCGCGTTGTTCAAGCGAGCGAACGCGCTGAGCACCTGGATTTGCTGCAGGATCGCATCCCGCGCCGGGCCAGGCGGGGTCGCCCCGAACCCCGCGATCAGGCTGGCGTTGACGCCGCCCGCAATCGCCTGGTTGAAGCAATTCACGCCTGTCGGGTCGACAATATTGTCCGGGACCAACGGCGATGCGGCGAAATTGTACGCCACCGGGCAGTTGGTGAACCGGCCGTAATCGTTGCCGTAGCGAAGGCTGTCGCGGCTCCGCAGCCGCTCATTGGCGTAATAACCGCCGACCAGCCAGTCGAGCCGGCCCCCAAAGGCTTCGCCCTGAAGCCGAAGTTCCTGCGTAAACGTCTTGAAGCGATTGGTCGCAGTGCCGTCGTCGGGGCGGTAAACGAGGTCGAGGTTGGAATAATCGACGTCGGTGCCGCGCTTGAGGTCATTGTCGCGATAGGCGGTGATCGAGGTCAGCTCCGCCCCGCCGAAATCATAGACCGCCTCGGCCGACAGACCCCAGTCCCTGACGTCGCCGCGATAGCTGCGGCCCGGCGAGATCACCACGTCACGCGCAAAGGGATCGTCCGGGACGATCGCGCCCAAAGCTTCCATCAGCGGCTTGAACGTCGACGGCTGCTCACCCGAACCGCCCACGAAATCGCGCGCAGGAAGATAGGGAGCAGCGCAGCATTCCTCGTCGCGCTTGGCGATGTCGCCGATCACGCGCACCGACAAATCATCGCTCGGCTGGAACAGCAGCTGGCCACGCAGCAGGAAACGGTCGCGGTCGTTGACGTCGCGGCCGGAGATGAGGTCGTTGACGAAGCCGTCGCGCTTCATCGACACGCCGTCGATGCGCGCCGCAATCGTATCCGACAGCGGACCGGTGACGCCCGCTTCGAGGCGGCGCATGCTGTAATTGCCGAACGACACTTCGGCGTGGGCCATCGGCTCGAACAGCGGGCGCGCGGTGATGATCGAGATCAAGCCGGCGGAGGTGTTGCGGCCGAACAGGGTGCCCTGCGGCCCGCGCAGCACTTCGACACGCTCGATCGGGCCCAGCTCGGTCAGGCCGGCGCCGACGCGGCTGCGATAGACGCCGTCGATGAAGATGCCGACCGAACTTTCGAGGCCGGGGTTGTCGCCGACGGTGCCGATGCCGCGGATGTTGGCGCGCGATGCGCCGGCTTCCGATTGGGTCGAGGAGACGAGCAGCGAGGGAGACACCTGCTGCAGCTGACGAATGTCCGACGCGCCGGTGTTCTCGAGCTGCTCGGCAGTGACCGCGCTGACCGCAAGCGGAACGTCCGACAGCGCCTGGTTGCGGCGCGTGGCGGTAACGATGATCTCACCGCCCGTGGCGTCTTCCTGCGGCTCGACGGCCTGCAAGTCCACCGCCGCGGCTTCGGCCGTGGAGCTCTGCGCCGGCTGTGCCGAGGTTTGATCGGTGTCGGTTTCGGGTGCGGGCGTTTGCGCGAAGGCTGGCGCGGAAATCGCGAACATACCTGCCGAAAGCAGCCAGACAGATTTGCGGAACATGATCTCTCCCCTTTGAAGCGTGTCGAACGCCCTCTGCCGGGGAGGCTAGTCGCGAAGATTGCGCAACGGAAGCGGTTCGCCCCCGCAACGAGTGAATTGCTGAGGGCTGCAGCCATTTTGCAACAGCAGTGTAAGTAAGGGCCACGCGCGGATCATCCGCGGGATGGCCGCGCAGGGCGCCCTGTGAGAGGCCTATTTCGGCGCGAGCACCATCAGCATCTGGCGGCCTTCCATGCGCGGGTGCGCTTCGATCTTGGCCATTTCCGCGGTCTGCTCCTGAACTCGGCGGAGGACCGCCATGCCGAGCTCGCCATGCGCCATTTCGCGGCCGCGGAAGCGCATCGTGACCTTCACCTTGTCCCCCTCCTCAAGGAACTCGAACACCTTCTTCATCTTGGTGTCATAGTCGTGGTCGTCGATGTTCGGACGCATCTTGATCTCCTTGATCTCCTGCGTCTTCTGCTTCTTGCGCTGCTCGTTGGCCTTTTTCTGCGCTTCGTACTTGTAGCGGCCGATATCGAGGAACTTGGCGACCGGCGGATCCGAATTGGGCGAAATCTCGACCAGGTCGAGGCCCACTTCCTGCGCCTGCTCGAACGCTTCGCGCGTATACATCACGCCCAGATTTTCGCCGTTTTCGTCGATCACCCGGACCTTCTGGGACTGGATGAACTCATTGTAGCGAGGGCCGCTCATTTGTGGCGGCGGCGCCATTCCTCGGCGCGGATAGGGCGGTGGTATAGCGTGGTCTCCTGGTGGTCGTTGAGCGTGCCGAGTTAGGCGCTCGAACGGCGGAAGAAAAGGTTCGGCAAGCCAACTGAGTCATTTTTGCCGCAACCTGTGGCGCGGAGTCGTCAACGCCGTCAGCGCAGATCCGGTGCCACTGCCTCGGCGGTGATCATCGCCACCGCTTCGTCGAGGGTCATCATCTTCTGATGCTCGTCGCTGCCGAGGCGGCGCAGGGCGACGGAGCCTTCCTCGGCCTCGCGCTTGCCGACGACAAGGAGCAGCGGGACCTTCTTCAGCGAATGTTCGCGCACCTTGTAGTTGATCTTCTCATTCCTAAGGTCGGCCGTGGCGCGGAGGCCCACGGCCTTCAGCCGGCTCAGCACGTCCTTTGCATAATCGTCGGCGTCGGAGACGATCGTCGCGACCACCGCCTGGACCGGCGCCAGCCACAGCGGGAATTTGCCGGCATAATGTTCAATGAGGATTCCAATGAAGCGTTCGTAGCTGCCGAAGATCGCGCGGTGGAGCATGATCGGGCGATGCCGCTCACCATCCTCGGCGACATAGGTCGCGTCGAGACGGTCGGGCAGCACGCGGTCGGACTGGATCGTTCCCACCTGCCACGTGCGGCCGATGGCGTCGGTCAGGTGCCATTCGAGCTTGGGCGCGTAGAAGGCGCCCTCGCCCGGCAATTCTTCCCAGCCATATTGCTCGGTGGCGAGGCCGGCCGAGACAACCGCGTTGCGCAATTCGCTTTCGGCCAGGTCCCAGTCCGCGTCGCTGCCGAAGCGCTGGTCGGGGCGGAGCGCAAGCTTGATCGAATAGGTGAAGCCGAAATCCTGGTAGATGCGATCGGCGAGCGCGCAGAACGCCTTCACTTCGTCGACGATCTGGTCTTCGCGGCAGAAGATGTGCGCATCGTCCTGCGTGAACTGGCGCACCCGCATCAACCCGTGCAGCGCGCCGTGCGGTTCGTTGCGGTGGCAACAGCCGTTCTCGTAAATGCGCAGCGGAAGGTCGCGGTAGCTGGTGATGCCCTGCTTGAAGATGAGCACATGCGCGGGGCAGTTCATCGGCTTGATCGCCATCAGGTCGGCCTGACCCGACAGCACCGGCGCATCCTCGTCCGTCCCCGGAATTTCGTCGGGGACGATGAACATGTTTTCGCGATATTTGCCCCAGTGGCCGCTCTGCTCCCACTGGCGCGCGTCCATGATCTGCGGAGTCTTGACCTCGCGATAGCCCGCAGCGTCGATGGCACGGCGCATATAGGCCTCGAGCTCGCGCCAGATGATGTAGCCGTTGGGATGCCAGAAGACGCTGCCATGCGCTTCGGCCTGGAGGTGGAACAAGTCCATCTCCTGCCCCAGCTTGCGGTGGTCGCGCTTGGCCGCTTCCTCGAGCCGGACGAGATGCGCGTCGAGCTGCTTCTTGTTGAGCCACGCCGTGCCGTAGATTCGGCTGAGCATCGGGTTCTTGGGATCGCCGCGCCAGTAAGCGCCCGACACGCGCGTCAGCTTGAACGCCTGCGGGTCGAGCTTTCCGGTCGAGGCGAGGTGCGGGCCGCGGCACAAGTCGATCCAGTCGGCCTCGCCATGCCCCGTCTTGTACATGGTGATCGGCTCGCCCTCGGGCAGCTCCATCACCCATTCGGCCTTGAAGCTTTCACCATGGTCGATGAAGAACTGGCGGACGCGGGCGCGGTCCCACACTTCGCGCACCAGCGGCTTGTCGGCGGCGATGACGCGCCGCATCTCCTCCTCGATCGCCGGCAAATCCTCTTCGGTGAAGGGGCCGCGCTCAGCGGTCGGCGCGAAGTCGTAATAGAAACCGTCGTCGGTCGCCGGGCCGAAGGTGATCTGCGTGCCGGGGTAGAGGTTCTGCACCGCCTCGGCGAGGACGTGCGCATAGTCGTGGCGCACCAGTTCGAGCGCGTCCTTTTCATCGCGGCTGGTGATCAGCGCGAGGTTCGCGTCGCCTTCGAACGGGCGCATGATGTCGCGCACCTCGCCGTCAACCCGCGCCGCGAGCGCGGCCTTGGCGAGGCCCGGCCCGATCGCGGCGGCGACGTCGGCCGGGGTCGACCCCTGCGGCATTTCCCGAACCGAACCGTCGGGAAGCGCGATCTTGAACATCTTGGTCATTGTGCAGCGCATCTAGCGAGCGCGCCCCAAAGGCTCAACCTGACTGCGCTCACCCGCAGCGCGAAATCGCGCGCGTTAATCTCCCAGAAATGTGTTACGGTCGGGAGCTTCGACTCCGAAGCGCCTGTGGTGACCCAACAGGGGGAGATGATGATGATCAAAAGAATCTTGTCAGCGTCCGTAGCAACTGCGCTCATGTTCGGTTCGATTTCACCCGCCTATGCCCAAGCCTATATGGACGGGCCGCAAGCCCCGCTCGGCATGACCGCGAGCTTGAACCTCAAGGTGCCGATCGGCGAGCAGCGCTATAAGGCGAAGAAGGCATCGGCCGGTCTCACCCTGGCTTATGGACAACGGACGAACACGCTGACGTCCGACAACAGGATCGCCACGCGGCAGATGAAGCTGGCCGACCTGCGCTTCGCGCGGACCGACCAGTCAATCAAATTGGCCAAGGCCGAATTCGCGAGCTTCGACCTGGCGAACCTCGACAAGGACAAGAGGCTCAACATGGGTCCCGACGGCGGCAAGGGATCGACCACCTGGATCGTCCTGGGTGCCGTTGCCGCGGGCGTCCTCATCTACCTCCTCGTCAGGGACGGCGACGACGACGATGATGATGACGAAGTCCTCTGATTGAGGTGTGACTTCAGCGGGGCCGTCAGCAATGACGGCCCCGCTTTTGCAATGGTAGAAACCTTATCATGCGTTTTGCCCCTGTCTGCCTGGCGATCCTTTGCGCCGGCTGGTGCAGCCCCGCCGCCGCGGCAATCGACATTCATTTCTACTCCAAGGATTTCGCTTCAACCTTTCCGCATGCCTATGTGCGCTTGACGGGCACCGTCGACGCAACGGGCGAGGTCGTCGACACCAATTACGGATTCACCCCGGTGCGCCTCAATCCGTCGATCCTGATGGGTCCGGTCAAGGGCATGATCCAAACGGTGAAGCCCGACTATGTCGCGCGCAGCGACAAGCACTTCACGCTGCGCCTGACCGACGCGGAATATCAGGCGGTGTTGGCGCGCGTCGACCAATGGCGCACCGCGACGCAGCCCAATTACCGACTGAACAGCCGCAACTGCGTCTATTTCGTTGCCGACATGGCCGCAGCGCTGGGGCTTGAAGCCCCGCCCGTCCCGGCACTGATGAAGAAGCCCAAGTCGTTCCTGATGAAAGTCACCGCCGACAATCGCGCGCGGATCGCGCAATGGCCCGGCGGATCGGTGGCGCAAGCAGCGGCGAGCGTGCCGGCGACTTCGCGATAGTGCCGCAGCCCGATATCCAGCACATCGACGCCGCGGGCCGGCTTATTGCCGTCCGCGCCCGCGCGGGCGCTGGTCCGACACTGCTGTTCCTGCCCGGCTATGCGTCCGACATGGAAGGGTCGAAGGCGATCGCCCTCGACGCCTTTGCCGAGCGGCGCGGAATGGCCATGGTGCGCTTCGACTATTCCGGGACAGGGTCGAGCCCCGGCGCCTTTGAGGATGGCACGCTGACGGCCTGGCTCGGAGAAGCGATCGCCGTGCTCGACCAGATGACGCGCGGGCCCGTGATCCTGGTCGGGTCGTCGATGGGCGGATGGATCGCGCTCCACCTCGCGCTGCGCCGCGCCGACCGGGTGGCCGCGCTGGTCGGCATCGCCGCTGCGCCCGACTTCACCCAATGGGGCTTCACGCCCGCGCAGAAAGCCGAGCTCCAAGCGCGCGGGCGGATCGTGGAAGACAATCCGTACGGGCCCGAGCCCTCGATCACCACCCGCGCCTTCTGGCAATCGGGCGAGGCGCTGCGCCTGCTCGATGGTCCGATCGCGGTCGATTGCCGGTGCGGCTGATCCACGGCGAGGCGGATCGCGACGTCCCGCTCAACATCGCCTTGTGGACCATGCGCCAGCTTCGTTCAGCCGATGTCCAGTTGCTGACCGTCAAAGGGGGCGGCCATCGCCTGTCGGAGCCGCATGAGATCGATGCGATCCTGCGCACCGTCGCCAGCCTAGTGGAGCCCCCGTCTTGATCCTGCCCGTCGCTTTCCTGCTTGCCGCCGCCGCGCCGACCACGAGCCAGGTGATCGGCCAGGTCGAATGCGCGGCGCGATCCGGGACCGAAGCGCAACTGTGCCTGGCGACCGAATATTCACGCAGCGGACGCTTTGCCGAATCGGCCGCCGAGTTCGAGAAAGCGGCGGCTTCGGCCGGCCCGCGCGCGGACTTTGCGCTGGCCGCGGCGGGCAACATGTGGATCGCCGCGGGCCAGCCGGGGAAGGCCGCATTCGCGCTCGACCGTGCGCTGGCCGGCAAGTCGCTTGTCGCCGAGCAGCGTGGCGAGGCCCTGCTCGATCGCGCCCGCGCGGCGGAGGCGCAGAACGACCTCGCGACAGCGCGCGCCCGCCTCAAGATGGCCGAGCCGCTGATCGCGCAAGACCCCTTCTACTGGTATTTTTCCGCCGCGCTCGCGATCCGCGAGGGCGATCGCGCCGTCGCGCAATCGGCCATCGGCAAGGCGCTTGCGCTGGCGCCGAACGACCCGACCGTGCTGTTCGAAGCGGGGCATGTCGCGGACTTCTTGGGCAATGCCGACCAGGCGCGCAGCTACTGGATGCGCGCGGCGGGCAACGACCCCAATGGGCCGATCGGCAAGGCGGCGGCGAAGGCGGTCGAAATGATGGGCGTCACGCCGGTCGTGAAATCGCAGGCGCAAACGCCTAAGTAGCGCATATGCGCTTTCTTCATTCGATGCTTCGGGTCAGCGACCCCGAGCCGACCATCCGCTTCTTCAAGCTGCTCGGCCTCGAGGAGCGGCGACGCTTCGACGTCCCGGCGGGCAAGTACACGCTCATTTTCCTCGGCGTCCCCGGCGATCCGGGCGGCGAGGTCGAGCTCACGCACAATTGGGGTGAGCAGGGCTATGGCGGCGGCCGCAACTTCGGCCACCTCGCTTACGAGGTCGACGATATTTACGTGACCTGCCAGCGGCTGGCGGAGGGCGGCGTAACGATCAATCGCCCGCCGCGCGACGGGCGCATGGCCTTCGTCCGATCGCCCGACAATATCTCGGTCGAATTGCTGCAAAAGGGTGGCGCGCTGGAACCCGCCGAGCCGTGGGCGTCGATGCCCAATACGGGCGAATGGTGATGCTGGAGATCGTCTCCGTCCCGGCCTTTGCCGACAATTACATCTGGCTGGTGCATGATCCCGACAGCGGCGAGACGGCGGTGGTCGATCCGGGCGACGCGGCGCCGGCGCTGGCCGAGGCACAGCGGCGGGGATGGACCATCGGGCAGGTGTGGAACACGCACTGGCACCCCGACCACACCGGCGGCAATCTGGCGGTCAAGGCGGCCACGGACGCAACCATCTCCGGCCCCGCATCCGACCGCATCCCCGGCCGCGACGTCGTGCTGCGCGAAGGCGACAGCGTCCGCATTGGACGGCATTCCGGACGAGTCATCGAAGTGCCCGGCCATACGCTCGACCATATCGCGATCGTCTTCGAACAGGCGGGCGCCGCGTTCGTCGGCGACACCTTGTTCGCCATGGGCTGCGGCCGCCTGTTCGAGGGAACGCCGGAGCAGATGTTCGAATCCCTTCGGCGGTTCGCCAACCTGCCGCCGGACACGCGGCTCTATTGCGCGCACGAATATACGCTGTCCAACGCGCGTTTCGCAGCGCACGCCGACCCCGGCAATGCGGACATTGCCGAGCGCCTGTCGCGCATCGAGGCGCTGCGCGAGCGCGGGGAGATCACCCTGCCCACGACGGTAGCCGAGGAACGCGACACCAACGTCTTCGTTCGAGCATCGAACGCGGCGGAATTCGCAGCGCTTCGGGCGGCCAAGGACAGCTTCCGTTAAGCCGCCAAGGCGCTTCGTGGAGGCGCTCATGGGCGCCAAGGAGGTTGAGATGAGAACCGTTCCCTTATTGCTGATCGCCGCCGCCGGGCTGGGATCATGCGCGACGGCTTCGCCGGAGCAAGTCGCCGCGGCCGCTGCCCGCGACCAAGCCAAGCTTGCATCGCTTACGGCCGGCAAGGTGGCTGGGCCGCCGATGAGCTGCCTGTCCAACTGGCGGTCTCGCGACATGGTTGTGGTCAACGAGAATGTCGTTGCCTTCCGCGACGGCCGCAACCGGGTCTACATCAACAACATGAACGGCCCGTGCAACGGCCTTGGCCCCATGCGCGGCACGCTGGTGACTCAGACCACCGGCACAAGCCTGTGCCGCGGCGATATCGCGCAGGTGCTGGACATGACGAGCCGGACGAACATCGGCGCCTGCTCGTTCGGGGACTTCATCCCCTTCACCACGGGGCGCTGACCCTAGCGCTTGTATAGCGCGTCGAGCTGCTCGCCGTAGATTTTGCCGATAACGTGCCGCCGGATCTTCATCGACGGCGTCATCTGTTCATTGTCGATGGTGAAGGGGTCCTGCGTGACGATGAAGCGGCGCACGCGTTCGAGGATCGAGACGTCGGAATTGACGCGGTCGACCGCGCGCTGGAGCCGCTGCTGCACATCCGGCAACCCGGCGATTTCGGGATCGGGCACAAGCAAAGCGACGAGGTGCGGTCGGCGGTCGCCATAAACCATCGCTTGCGCAATTTCGGGCTGGAGCGTCAGCATCCCTTCGATCCGCTGCGGGGAGACGTTGTCGCCCTTGTCGTTGACGATCAGATCCTTCTTGCGGTCGGTGATGCAGATGCGGCCCTTGGCGTCGAAATGGCCGACATCGCCGGTGGCGAGCCACCCGTCCTTGAGCACACGCGCCGTTTCTTCCGGATTGCGCCAATAGCCGTGCATGACATTTTCGCCGCGGACCATGATCTCGCCGTCGTCGGCGATTCGGACTTCGCAATTCTTGACCGGCGGCCCGACCGTTTCATGGCGGATCCCGGCGCTTGGCCGATTGCAGCTGATGACCGGCCCAGCCTCGGTCTGGCCGTAGCCCTGGAGGAAGGTGATCCCGAGCGACTGGAAGAAATTGCCGACTTCGGGATTGAGCGGCGCGCCGCCCGACACCCAGGCCTTGGTCCGCCCGCCGACCTTGGCCTTGACCTTGCGCCGCAGCGTCAGCGACAGGATGCCGTCCATCGGCAGGTCCCACGGTTTGACTCCGCCTTCGTGACGGTCGTTGCCGATCTTGAGCGCGCGCCGCAGCAGATATTGTGACAGGCCGCCGCTGGCTTCGATCGTCTTCATGATGCGCGTGCGCAGCATTTCGAACAGCCGCGGGACGACGACCATGATCGTCGGCTGCACCTCCTCGATATTGGCGGCCAATTTCTCGAGGCTTTCGGCGTAGTAGATCTGGGCGCCGAGCGCGACGGGGAAGTGCTGGCCGCCGCTATGTTCGTAGGCATGGCTGGCCGGCAGGAAGGACAGGAAGATCTCGTCCTCCCAGCCGAAGTCGGTCGAGATGATGTCGATGCAGCCTTCGACGTTGTGGAGGATCGCGCCGTGATGCTGCTGCACCCCGCGCGGTGCCCCGCCGGTGCCGCTGGTATAGATGATGCACGCCAGCGCGTCGCGCGCGACCGACGCGACTCGTTCGCGCATTTCGCCGACGTCGC
The sequence above is drawn from the Sphingomonas lutea genome and encodes:
- the thrS gene encoding threonine--tRNA ligase, whose product is MTKMFKIALPDGSVREMPQGSTPADVAAAIGPGLAKAALAARVDGEVRDIMRPFEGDANLALITSRDEKDALELVRHDYAHVLAEAVQNLYPGTQITFGPATDDGFYYDFAPTAERGPFTEEDLPAIEEEMRRVIAADKPLVREVWDRARVRQFFIDHGESFKAEWVMELPEGEPITMYKTGHGEADWIDLCRGPHLASTGKLDPQAFKLTRVSGAYWRGDPKNPMLSRIYGTAWLNKKQLDAHLVRLEEAAKRDHRKLGQEMDLFHLQAEAHGSVFWHPNGYIIWRELEAYMRRAIDAAGYREVKTPQIMDARQWEQSGHWGKYRENMFIVPDEIPGTDEDAPVLSGQADLMAIKPMNCPAHVLIFKQGITSYRDLPLRIYENGCCHRNEPHGALHGLMRVRQFTQDDAHIFCREDQIVDEVKAFCALADRIYQDFGFTYSIKLALRPDQRFGSDADWDLAESELRNAVVSAGLATEQYGWEELPGEGAFYAPKLEWHLTDAIGRTWQVGTIQSDRVLPDRLDATYVAEDGERHRPIMLHRAIFGSYERFIGILIEHYAGKFPLWLAPVQAVVATIVSDADDYAKDVLSRLKAVGLRATADLRNEKINYKVREHSLKKVPLLLVVGKREAEEGSVALRRLGSDEHQKMMTLDEAVAMITAEAVAPDLR
- a CDS encoding VOC family protein; amino-acid sequence: MRFLHSMLRVSDPEPTIRFFKLLGLEERRRFDVPAGKYTLIFLGVPGDPGGEVELTHNWGEQGYGGGRNFGHLAYEVDDIYVTCQRLAEGGVTINRPPRDGRMAFVRSPDNISVELLQKGGALEPAEPWASMPNTGEW
- a CDS encoding TonB-dependent receptor encodes the protein MFRKSVWLLSAGMFAISAPAFAQTPAPETDTDQTSAQPAQSSTAEAAAVDLQAVEPQEDATGGEIIVTATRRNQALSDVPLAVSAVTAEQLENTGASDIRQLQQVSPSLLVSSTQSEAGASRANIRGIGTVGDNPGLESSVGIFIDGVYRSRVGAGLTELGPIERVEVLRGPQGTLFGRNTSAGLISIITARPLFEPMAHAEVSFGNYSMRRLEAGVTGPLSDTIAARIDGVSMKRDGFVNDLISGRDVNDRDRFLLRGQLLFQPSDDLSVRVIGDIAKRDEECCAAPYLPARDFVGGSGEQPSTFKPLMEALGAIVPDDPFARDVVISPGRSYRGDVRDWGLSAEAVYDFGGAELTSITAYRDNDLKRGTDVDYSNLDLVYRPDDGTATNRFKTFTQELRLQGEAFGGRLDWLVGGYYANERLRSRDSLRYGNDYGRFTNCPVAYNFAASPLVPDNIVDPTGVNCFNQAIAGGVNASLIAGFGATPPGPARDAILQQIQVLSAFARLNNAAFPFFPVNFALPVFGDSGFENLALANPAAPDFQFENAGFIDDYRQRSNNFAIFTHNIFEITEGLKLTVGLRYTTETKRLDAELTDNNIGCAVYTGTALAQLPCLNPSVAGGSLDLDGKRKESKLSGTAVISYKPTDNLLTYASYSRGYKAGGFNLDRSALNRDRSFNTFGQIVAGQVCPASGTLPTPVPGARPGCVDFASSDQLEFLPETNDAFELGAKFNGRIIDVNVAVFHQLFRNFQLNTFNGVNFIVENINSCSDDLGGLDSDNVTVVGGVPTETGACTGDTRAGVKSRGIEFELFSRPLPDVNFNLGVTLSDTKYRDNLVGAGGRPLTTALFQLPGERVSGAALWTVTSSIGWTPRITDSGIRGLIYADMRHQSKFNTGSDLDLEKVENGYTVVNGRIGLRGPEDRWGVELWAQNLFDAKVKQIAFDAFAQGNCTERGAERSFCSPTYGVNRANQLFGVFLGEPRLYGITLRTKLGFARPAVAAPPPPPPPPPPPPRPRRPARTGR
- a CDS encoding tetratricopeptide repeat protein — protein: MILPVAFLLAAAAPTTSQVIGQVECAARSGTEAQLCLATEYSRSGRFAESAAEFEKAAASAGPRADFALAAAGNMWIAAGQPGKAAFALDRALAGKSLVAEQRGEALLDRARAAEAQNDLATARARLKMAEPLIAQDPFYWYFSAALAIREGDRAVAQSAIGKALALAPNDPTVLFEAGHVADFLGNADQARSYWMRAAGNDPNGPIGKAAAKAVEMMGVTPVVKSQAQTPK
- the infC gene encoding translation initiation factor IF-3, whose protein sequence is MSGPRYNEFIQSQKVRVIDENGENLGVMYTREAFEQAQEVGLDLVEISPNSDPPVAKFLDIGRYKYEAQKKANEQRKKQKTQEIKEIKMRPNIDDHDYDTKMKKVFEFLEEGDKVKVTMRFRGREMAHGELGMAVLRRVQEQTAEMAKIEAHPRMEGRQMLMVLAPK
- the gloB gene encoding hydroxyacylglutathione hydrolase, with the protein product MLEIVSVPAFADNYIWLVHDPDSGETAVVDPGDAAPALAEAQRRGWTIGQVWNTHWHPDHTGGNLAVKAATDATISGPASDRIPGRDVVLREGDSVRIGRHSGRVIEVPGHTLDHIAIVFEQAGAAFVGDTLFAMGCGRLFEGTPEQMFESLRRFANLPPDTRLYCAHEYTLSNARFAAHADPGNADIAERLSRIEALRERGEITLPTTVAEERDTNVFVRASNAAEFAALRAAKDSFR
- a CDS encoding DUF6491 family protein produces the protein MRTVPLLLIAAAGLGSCATASPEQVAAAAARDQAKLASLTAGKVAGPPMSCLSNWRSRDMVVVNENVVAFRDGRNRVYINNMNGPCNGLGPMRGTLVTQTTGTSLCRGDIAQVLDMTSRTNIGACSFGDFIPFTTGR